The sequence GCGGCGGCGTTCGCGGTCCTGCTCGCCAATGCGGTGATCGGCAACGGCGCCGAGGACCGTGCGACGGGTCCGGCGCTGCGCTGGGCGGCGCCCGTGCTCGCGGTGGCGGTGCTGCCGCTGGCGGTCATCGCGCTCTATTCGATGATGCTGCGGATCGGCCAATATGGCTGGACGCCCGAGCGCATCTGGGGGGTGATCGCGGCCGCGATTGCGCTGGCCTATGGGCTTGTGGGGCTATGGGCGGTGGTGCGCGGGCGGCGCGATTTCGACGACTGGTTGCGGCCCTTGCAGCAGAAGCTGGCGATCGCGCTGATGGCGCTCGCGCTCTTCCTCGCGCTGCCGATTGTCGATTTCGGGGCCATTTCCGCGCGCGATCAGCTGGCGCGGCTGAAATCGGGGGCGGTGCCTGCGGAAAAGTTCGACTGGGCGGCGATGGCGTTCGATTTCGGGCCGAGCGGGCGCACGGCGCTGGCGGCGCTCGTCAAGTCGCCCGACAAGGCGCGCGCCGATGCGGCCAGGGCGGCGCTGGCGGCGAAGAACCGCTGGGATCTGATGGGACCGCGGGCGCCGATCCTGCTCAAGCCCTTTGCCGAGCGGCTGCGCGTCATCCCTGCCGATCGCGCCTTGCCTGCCGGGGCGATCGACCGCATCGCGGGCAGCCATATGTGCAGCCGCGCGACGGCGTGCGCCGCGGTGTGGCTCGACGACCGGCGGATCGGCGTCCTCGGCCAGAAGGCGCCGGGCGAATCGCTGAGCTTCGACTTTGTGACGCAGGACGATGCCGGGCGCTGGATTGTTGGCGAACGAACGATGGCGTCGCAATCCGGGCAGTCGCAGCTCGACCTCTCAAAGGCGCGGATCGCGATCGAGACGGTGCAGCAACGGCGTGTCACCGTCGATGGCGTGCCGCAATCGGGCAGTTTCGACTAGCCGCCGCTTGAAGCGCGGGGGGCGGGGTGCTAGCGGCGCCTCTTCTCCCGCAAAGGCAGGAATCAATGGCAATCGATCAGGCAACAGTGAGGAAAATCGCGTCGCTGGCGCGCATCGCGATCAGCGATGCCGAAGCCGCGGCGATGGAAGGCGAATTGAACGGCATCCTGGGCTGGGTCGAGCAGCTCGGCGAGGTCGATGTGACCGGGATCGAGCCGATGACCGCGGTGATCCCGAACACGCTCCGCCTGCGCGACGACGTCGTCGATGCCGACCCGCTCACCGGCGGCAACCGCCGCGATGATATTCTCGCCAACGCGCCCGCCGCGCAGCATGGCTTCTTTGGTGTCCCCAAGGTGATCGAATAATGACCGAACTGACCAACCTGACCGTCGCGCAGATCCGCGACGGGCATCGCGCGGGCGATTTCAGCGCCGTCGAGGTCGCCGAGGCGTTCAACGCCAATGTCGCGGGCGCGAAGGCGCTCAACGCCTTCATCGTCGAGACGCCCGAACATGCGATCGAGGCTGCGAAGGCGGCCGATGCCGACCGCGCGGCGGGGACGCTGAAGCCCTTGTCGGGCGTGCCGATCGGGATGAAGGATCTGTTCTGCACCAGCGGCGTTCAGACGACCGCGGCGAGCCATATGCTCGAAGGTTTCGTACCGCGCTATGAATCAACCGTCAGCCAGAAATTGTGGGACGCGGGCGCGGGGATGCTCGGCAAGCTCAACCTCGACCAGTTCGCGATGGGATCGTCGAACGAGACGAGCTATTTCGGCAATGTCATCTCGCCCTGGCGGCGCAACGACGGTGGCAATGCCGCGCTCGCCCCGGGCGGCTCGTCGGGTGGTTCGTCGGCGGCGATCGCGGCGCGGCTGTGCCCGGCGGCGACGGGGACCGACACCGGCGGCTCGATCCGCCAGCCCGCGGCCTTCACGGGCATTTCCGGGATCAAGCCGACCTATGGCCGCTGCTCGCGCTGGGGCATCGTCGCCTTTGCCAGCTCGCTCGATCAGGCGGGACCGATGGCGCGCGATGTGCGCGACTGCGCGATCATGCTTGAAAATATGGCGGGCTTCGACCCCAAGGATGCGACGAGCCTCGACCTGCCGGTGCCTAATTGGGAAGCAGCTTTGTCGAGTGATCTCAAGGGGAAGACGGTCGGTATTCCCAAGGAATATCGCCTCGAAGGCATCGACCCCGATATCGACGCGATGTGGGACGCCGGCATTGCGATGCTCAAGGATGCAGGGGCCGAGGTTGTAGAGATCAGCCTGCCGCACACCAGATATGCGCTGCCCGCTTATTATATCATCGCGCCCGCCGAAGCCTCGTCGAACCTCGCGCGCTATGACGGCGTCCGCTACGGGCTGCGCGAGTTGCCGCAGGGTGCAGGGTTGCAGGACATGTACGCCGCGACGCGCGCCGAAGGCTTCGGGGCAGAGGTCAAGCGTCGCATCATGATCGGCACCTATGTGCTGTCGGCGGGCTTTTACGACGCCTATTATACGCAAGCGCAGAAGGTGCGGACGCTGATCGCGCGCGATTTCGAGGCGGCTTTTGGCTCGTGCGACGTAATCCTCGCGCCGACCGCGCCGTCGGCGGCGTTCGGGCTGGGCGAAAAGACCGCCGATCCGCTGGCGATGTATCTGAACGACGTGTTCGCGGTGCCCGCAAGCCTCGCCGGGCTGCCCGCGATGTCGGTCCCCGCGGCGCTGAACCGCGAAGGGCTGCCGCTGGGCCTGCAGATCATCGGCAAGGCGTTCGACGAGCAGGGCGTGCTCAACGCCGGGCTGGCGATCGAGGAGCGTGCCGGGTTCACGGCGCGGGCGGAGAAATGGTGGTAATCTAGCGGTGTGCTCCCGCGAAGGCCGGAGCCCAGAGCGGCCTTGCGCTGCCCCGCACTGGATCCCCGCCTTCGCGGGGATACATGAAGGAACGAATGATGTCTGATTATCGCATCAAAGGCGAAACCGGCGAGTGGGAGGTCGTGATCGGCCTCGAGGTCCATGCGCAGGTCACCTCCAACGCCAAGCTGTTCTCGGGCGCCGCGACGGCGTTCGGGGCGGAGCCGAACACGCAGGTGTCGCTGGTCGACGCCGCGATGCCGGGGA is a genomic window of Sphingopyxis sp. FD7 containing:
- the gatA gene encoding Asp-tRNA(Asn)/Glu-tRNA(Gln) amidotransferase subunit GatA codes for the protein MTELTNLTVAQIRDGHRAGDFSAVEVAEAFNANVAGAKALNAFIVETPEHAIEAAKAADADRAAGTLKPLSGVPIGMKDLFCTSGVQTTAASHMLEGFVPRYESTVSQKLWDAGAGMLGKLNLDQFAMGSSNETSYFGNVISPWRRNDGGNAALAPGGSSGGSSAAIAARLCPAATGTDTGGSIRQPAAFTGISGIKPTYGRCSRWGIVAFASSLDQAGPMARDVRDCAIMLENMAGFDPKDATSLDLPVPNWEAALSSDLKGKTVGIPKEYRLEGIDPDIDAMWDAGIAMLKDAGAEVVEISLPHTRYALPAYYIIAPAEASSNLARYDGVRYGLRELPQGAGLQDMYAATRAEGFGAEVKRRIMIGTYVLSAGFYDAYYTQAQKVRTLIARDFEAAFGSCDVILAPTAPSAAFGLGEKTADPLAMYLNDVFAVPASLAGLPAMSVPAALNREGLPLGLQIIGKAFDEQGVLNAGLAIEERAGFTARAEKWW
- the gatC gene encoding Asp-tRNA(Asn)/Glu-tRNA(Gln) amidotransferase subunit GatC, whose protein sequence is MAIDQATVRKIASLARIAISDAEAAAMEGELNGILGWVEQLGEVDVTGIEPMTAVIPNTLRLRDDVVDADPLTGGNRRDDILANAPAAQHGFFGVPKVIE
- a CDS encoding DUF4153 domain-containing protein translates to MTDAPASSPIPDSPRPSARLDDSDPPWPLRPWIMAAICAAAGLAFHLLVDHSHDDPLAPWRSAAAAAIAVATLVFVLGVERRRWHWALGFALLWGAILGLIARATAAYNLQGNPVEWPFWSGILAVLVATPLFQTRRDVAPDWRFWKLWTMPYDRLHNHAWTDAVIGAASLAFVGITFLLTVLIGQMFKLIGINLIFDLLNDEWFGWMLAGAAFGGAVGLLRERDRLVATLQRLVMIVLAVLAPVLAVALVLFLLSLAGTGLQRLWDSGFSTAALMMAAAAFAVLLANAVIGNGAEDRATGPALRWAAPVLAVAVLPLAVIALYSMMLRIGQYGWTPERIWGVIAAAIALAYGLVGLWAVVRGRRDFDDWLRPLQQKLAIALMALALFLALPIVDFGAISARDQLARLKSGAVPAEKFDWAAMAFDFGPSGRTALAALVKSPDKARADAARAALAAKNRWDLMGPRAPILLKPFAERLRVIPADRALPAGAIDRIAGSHMCSRATACAAVWLDDRRIGVLGQKAPGESLSFDFVTQDDAGRWIVGERTMASQSGQSQLDLSKARIAIETVQQRRVTVDGVPQSGSFD